In Bacteriovorax stolpii, a single genomic region encodes these proteins:
- the rplM gene encoding 50S ribosomal protein L13 — protein sequence MYTQKSFVLKPAEADKKWFVVDAQDQIVGRLATQIADILRGKLNPKFTYNTDSGDYVVVINADKVKFTGDKWNAKEYNWHTNFTGGIKTRSAKEQLEKHPELIVMEAVKGMLPKNTLGRKQLTKLKVFAGATHDHAAQNPVEYKLK from the coding sequence ATGTATACTCAAAAATCGTTCGTTCTAAAGCCAGCTGAAGCAGACAAAAAATGGTTCGTAGTCGATGCTCAAGACCAAATCGTAGGAAGACTAGCAACTCAAATTGCTGACATCCTAAGAGGGAAACTGAACCCAAAATTTACTTACAACACTGATTCTGGTGACTACGTAGTAGTTATCAACGCAGATAAGGTAAAATTCACTGGTGATAAGTGGAATGCTAAGGAATATAACTGGCACACAAACTTCACAGGCGGGATCAAAACTAGATCTGCTAAAGAACAACTTGAAAAGCACCCAGAACTAATCGTTATGGAAGCTGTAAAAGGTATGCTACCGAAAAATACTCTTGGTAGAAAACAATTAACAAAGCTTAAGGTTTTTGCAGGCGCAACTCATGATCACGCTGCTCAGAACCCAGTTGAATATAAATTAAAATAA
- the rpsI gene encoding 30S ribosomal protein S9 — protein MAAKGKTYDTHAIGRRKTAVARVYMANGSGKITINKRDVRNFFKQETNLYVVNQPLNLVKLAEKFDFVINVAGGGISGQAGAIRLAISRALIKVQPGLRSELKAAGFLTRDPRAVERKKAGRAGARKRYQFSKR, from the coding sequence ATGGCTGCAAAAGGTAAAACATACGACACACACGCAATCGGTAGAAGAAAAACTGCTGTTGCAAGAGTTTACATGGCTAACGGGTCAGGTAAAATCACAATCAATAAAAGAGACGTAAGAAACTTCTTTAAACAAGAAACTAACCTATACGTTGTTAACCAACCATTAAACCTAGTAAAACTTGCTGAGAAGTTCGACTTCGTAATCAACGTTGCTGGTGGTGGGATTTCTGGACAAGCTGGAGCTATCCGCCTAGCTATCTCTAGAGCACTTATTAAAGTTCAACCAGGTCTTCGTTCTGAACTAAAAGCTGCTGGATTCCTAACAAGAGATCCAAGAGCTGTAGAAAGAAAGAAAGCTGGACGCGCTGGTGCTAGAAAGAGATACCAATTCTCGAAAAGATAA
- a CDS encoding matrixin family metalloprotease — translation MKKTIIAILFSLSVTLFLTEAKAYVQNRTTSDSLVHWTNGIALLDIFVNSTNTQSLSSATVQSIAANSIAQWDGKSKISLRKNQTAGSGQTGLNEIYFSTDPSVFNGTGVVGVTQVYYKNNTGEIIEADILINDNFTFSTAVTEVNYLGNVLTHEMGHFLGLGHSQVNGSSMFYALSRGQNQISSDDKAGVYSIYPNGDSTKGSLNGKVVGGRSLISVFGVHVQAISLKTGQVAGSNISDYDGTFVIDGLDKNDKYYLYTSPIALVGLPNKYSNAHYDFCDNSKKYRGSFFQKCGSAGEGFPQSVSLNSSSVNVGNVTIRCGLDVPVEYMQNKNITPAGFDIQSSVMSGLGNAFVGFFSAQEMSQSGSADYFRMDLSGVSDWDAVGTGSLYAEFRILNQSFYSPFKANISVKRDSGTTNVTPKYIQESDGWLNLETVVRVPINRSLLSDNNFEITVTPESMEFPYFPNGLPYTKTDYFPSSGYFEDSLYFYLVSASIVRDNGNSTFSLVSSKEQVLTDNTQCTDANNTYALTDFTTKGTTSSGARKKDDGIACGTVDLNGGSGNGPGGFFIGLILSLILCHLTSSIIKQNKPKHIAR, via the coding sequence TTGAAAAAAACAATAATTGCAATTCTATTTTCACTTTCTGTAACTCTGTTTTTAACAGAGGCGAAGGCCTATGTGCAAAACCGCACGACCAGCGATTCTTTAGTCCACTGGACGAACGGCATTGCACTATTAGATATTTTTGTTAACAGCACAAACACTCAGTCTCTTTCTTCGGCGACGGTTCAGTCGATTGCCGCTAACTCAATTGCTCAATGGGATGGAAAATCTAAAATCAGCTTGCGTAAAAACCAAACAGCTGGCTCCGGACAGACGGGATTAAATGAAATTTACTTTTCAACAGATCCTTCGGTTTTTAACGGGACAGGTGTTGTTGGAGTCACTCAGGTTTATTATAAAAATAACACCGGTGAAATTATTGAAGCAGATATTTTAATCAATGATAATTTTACCTTTTCTACGGCAGTGACAGAGGTGAATTATCTAGGGAACGTTCTGACTCATGAGATGGGGCATTTTCTTGGTTTAGGTCACAGTCAGGTTAATGGCTCGAGTATGTTTTATGCTTTAAGCAGAGGACAAAACCAAATATCGAGTGATGATAAGGCCGGAGTTTACTCTATTTACCCGAATGGTGATTCTACTAAAGGGTCATTGAATGGAAAAGTTGTTGGTGGGCGCTCATTAATTAGTGTTTTTGGAGTTCATGTTCAGGCGATTTCTCTTAAAACCGGACAAGTGGCCGGATCCAATATCAGTGATTATGACGGGACCTTTGTGATTGATGGTCTGGATAAAAATGACAAGTATTACTTGTACACGTCACCAATTGCGCTGGTAGGCCTTCCTAATAAATACTCAAATGCCCATTACGATTTCTGTGATAACTCGAAAAAATACCGTGGAAGTTTCTTTCAAAAGTGTGGTTCTGCCGGAGAAGGTTTTCCTCAGTCCGTGAGTCTTAATTCTTCAAGTGTGAATGTTGGGAATGTAACGATTCGTTGTGGCCTTGATGTTCCGGTTGAATATATGCAAAATAAAAATATCACTCCGGCTGGCTTTGATATTCAAAGCAGTGTGATGAGTGGATTGGGTAACGCTTTCGTCGGTTTTTTCTCTGCTCAAGAAATGAGTCAATCGGGAAGTGCTGATTATTTCCGCATGGACCTTTCTGGCGTTTCAGATTGGGATGCGGTGGGGACAGGGAGCCTTTATGCTGAGTTCAGGATTTTAAATCAAAGTTTCTATTCTCCTTTCAAGGCCAATATTTCAGTTAAAAGAGATTCCGGAACAACCAATGTCACGCCAAAATACATTCAGGAATCAGATGGCTGGTTAAATCTTGAAACGGTGGTGCGCGTTCCGATTAACAGATCACTTTTGTCGGATAATAACTTCGAAATTACTGTGACGCCTGAATCAATGGAGTTCCCCTACTTCCCGAACGGGCTTCCATATACTAAAACAGATTATTTTCCATCATCGGGATACTTTGAAGATTCTCTATACTTCTATTTAGTCAGTGCATCTATTGTAAGAGACAATGGAAATTCGACTTTTTCATTGGTGTCTTCGAAGGAACAAGTGCTCACTGACAACACTCAATGTACCGATGCAAACAACACTTACGCGTTAACAGACTTCACAACCAAGGGCACGACATCGAGTGGGGCGCGCAAGAAAGACGACGGTATCGCTTGTGGAACGGTGGACCTTAACGGTGGATCTGGCAATGGGCCGGGTGGATTTTTTATTGGTCTGATTTTGAGTCTAATTCTTTGCCATCTAACCTCTTCAATCATTAAGCAGAATAAGCCAAAACATATAGCAAGATAA
- the lon gene encoding endopeptidase La: protein MSDLESDFQVKLKPSTGKEELPKLPEVVVIIPIMNSPIFPGMIAPIILSEEKFTPELDESLLKTGYVALNLVKNDLKNDEGEVIPEEEIDFDKKEIKSGDIYKVGVLCKVVKKLKLPDGSVNVLVHGMKRYRASEILSESPILKTKIEVFDDILETDEELDAYTRSVINQVKKLSEINPYFNEEMKLAMLNSPSPGSLADLVAFAISLDIPEAQDFLETLVVKKRFAKLLVYLKREKDVADIQKKISDEVNDKVNKYQREYFLREQLKVIRSELGMEEDEKSRDIKRIKEEIEKVGMPEDVLKTAKEELERLELIPDSSPEYNVARTYLTWLIELPWKKSTDDNIDIAASKKILEKDHYGLEKAKERILEFLAVRKLKPSYDGTILCLAGPPGVGKTSLGKSIAASLGRTFYRFSLGGMRDEAEIKGHRRTYVGAMPGKIIQALKRVEVNNPVIMLDEIDKIGKSFQGDPASALLEVLDPEQNSTFIDNYLDIPFDLSKVLFIATANYINDIPEALLDRMEVIELSGYTLEEKVAITTKWIIPRQLKKHGLTKSDFSLSLNVIKKIIADYAREPGVRVLEQHIAKLCRRAALEKVSRPKNKAKKFVPATTSLEEMLGTPRFHSDSAEKKNKPGVVTGLAWTAYGGEILFIETLPLKGKGFKLTGQLGGVMNESATLAYSYVKKLLQNQMDEKKPAPVKKKATKAPATPVVKKDEHENEDYLAAHEVHLHLPAGATPKDGPSAGITMALALYSLATNKAVDSDIAMTGELSLTGKVLPVGGIKEKVLAAKRAGIKNIILPKQNEKDLKEVPVLHRKGMKFYPVSHFDEVLKIALKK from the coding sequence ATGTCTGATTTAGAAAGTGATTTCCAAGTAAAGCTAAAGCCGTCGACTGGCAAGGAAGAGCTTCCAAAGCTTCCTGAAGTCGTTGTTATTATCCCGATCATGAACAGCCCGATTTTCCCGGGAATGATCGCACCTATTATTCTGAGTGAAGAAAAATTCACACCAGAACTGGATGAGTCACTTTTAAAAACAGGTTATGTCGCTCTTAACTTGGTTAAAAACGACCTGAAGAATGATGAAGGCGAAGTAATCCCTGAGGAAGAAATTGATTTCGACAAAAAAGAAATCAAATCAGGTGATATCTATAAAGTTGGGGTTCTTTGTAAAGTTGTAAAGAAACTTAAACTTCCAGATGGATCAGTGAACGTTCTTGTTCACGGTATGAAGAGATATAGAGCTTCAGAAATTCTTTCTGAGTCTCCAATCTTAAAAACAAAAATTGAAGTTTTTGATGACATCCTTGAGACTGATGAAGAACTTGATGCTTACACAAGATCAGTTATCAATCAGGTAAAGAAACTTTCAGAAATCAACCCATACTTCAACGAAGAGATGAAGCTGGCGATGTTAAACTCGCCTTCTCCTGGGTCACTGGCCGACCTTGTAGCATTTGCGATCTCTCTTGATATCCCGGAAGCGCAGGACTTCCTTGAAACACTTGTTGTTAAAAAGAGATTTGCGAAACTTCTTGTTTATTTAAAGCGTGAAAAAGATGTAGCTGATATCCAGAAGAAAATCTCTGATGAAGTTAACGATAAAGTTAACAAATACCAGAGAGAGTACTTCCTTCGTGAACAGCTAAAAGTTATTCGTTCTGAACTTGGTATGGAAGAGGATGAAAAGTCTCGCGATATCAAGAGAATTAAAGAAGAAATCGAAAAAGTTGGAATGCCTGAAGATGTTTTAAAAACAGCGAAGGAAGAACTTGAGAGACTGGAGCTTATTCCAGACTCATCTCCAGAATACAACGTAGCGAGAACTTACTTAACATGGTTAATTGAACTTCCATGGAAGAAGTCGACAGATGACAACATCGATATCGCTGCTTCTAAAAAGATCCTGGAAAAAGACCACTACGGTCTTGAAAAGGCCAAAGAAAGAATTCTTGAATTCCTTGCCGTAAGAAAGCTTAAGCCTTCATACGATGGAACGATCCTGTGTTTAGCAGGTCCTCCGGGAGTGGGTAAGACGTCTCTTGGTAAATCAATCGCCGCCTCTCTAGGAAGAACGTTCTACCGTTTCTCTCTAGGGGGAATGAGAGATGAAGCTGAGATCAAAGGACACAGAAGAACTTACGTGGGAGCAATGCCAGGTAAGATCATTCAGGCATTAAAGAGAGTAGAAGTAAACAATCCGGTTATTATGCTGGATGAGATTGATAAAATCGGGAAGTCTTTCCAAGGGGACCCGGCATCAGCTCTACTTGAAGTATTAGATCCAGAACAGAACTCGACATTCATCGACAACTATCTGGACATCCCTTTTGATTTATCAAAAGTGCTTTTCATTGCAACAGCTAACTACATCAATGATATTCCGGAAGCTCTTCTAGACCGTATGGAAGTTATCGAGCTTTCTGGTTACACGCTGGAAGAAAAAGTTGCGATCACAACGAAATGGATTATTCCTCGTCAGCTTAAGAAGCACGGTCTGACAAAATCAGATTTCTCTTTAAGCCTAAATGTTATCAAGAAAATTATTGCAGACTACGCTCGTGAGCCAGGTGTGCGCGTTCTTGAGCAACATATTGCTAAGCTTTGTAGACGTGCAGCTCTTGAAAAAGTGTCTCGCCCTAAAAATAAAGCGAAAAAATTTGTTCCAGCAACAACGAGCCTGGAAGAAATGCTGGGAACTCCACGTTTCCATTCTGACTCTGCAGAAAAGAAAAATAAACCAGGTGTTGTTACAGGTCTTGCTTGGACAGCGTACGGTGGAGAGATTCTTTTCATTGAAACTCTTCCACTTAAAGGGAAAGGATTCAAACTTACAGGTCAGCTTGGTGGCGTAATGAACGAGTCAGCAACACTAGCTTACTCATACGTTAAAAAACTTCTTCAAAACCAAATGGACGAGAAGAAGCCTGCTCCAGTTAAGAAGAAAGCGACTAAAGCTCCGGCAACTCCAGTTGTTAAGAAAGATGAGCATGAAAATGAAGATTACCTGGCAGCACACGAAGTTCACCTTCACCTTCCAGCAGGAGCAACTCCTAAGGATGGACCTTCTGCTGGTATTACGATGGCCCTTGCTCTTTACAGCTTAGCGACTAACAAAGCGGTTGATTCTGATATCGCGATGACAGGGGAGTTGAGCTTAACTGGTAAGGTTCTTCCGGTTGGTGGAATTAAGGAAAAGGTTCTGGCGGCAAAACGCGCTGGGATTAAAAATATCATTCTCCCAAAACAAAACGAGAAAGACCTAAAAGAAGTTCCAGTCCTACATAGAAAAGGAATGAAGTTCTACCCGGTTTCGCATTTTGATGAAGTTCTGAAGATTGCTTTAAAAAAGTAA
- the rpoZ gene encoding DNA-directed RNA polymerase subunit omega — protein MARITIEDCLEKVENRYELVHLATKRVKQLREGAEPLVKSKNKEVVTALREIAAGKIKHAPISEYDSDEF, from the coding sequence ATGGCAAGAATTACTATCGAAGACTGTTTAGAAAAAGTTGAAAACAGATATGAGCTAGTTCACCTAGCTACTAAGAGAGTAAAGCAACTAAGAGAAGGAGCTGAGCCTCTAGTTAAGTCTAAAAACAAAGAAGTTGTAACGGCACTAAGAGAGATCGCTGCTGGTAAAATCAAGCACGCTCCAATCAGCGAGTACGACTCAGACGAATTCTAA